The following is a genomic window from Butyricimonas faecihominis.
GTTTACGATTGGAGATGATAACGGAAAAGGAAATGCCTTCTCCCGTGTTGAAAGAGTTGGTCGGTACGGGCACGTTAGTGGAAAGAGTTATCAGTGTGGCTCCGGCTATGACCTATCCAAATCACACGACTCTTGTTACGGGAGCTCGTCCTATCCATCATGGGATATACTATAATTCTCCCTTCGAGGGAAACCGGAAAACAGGTGTCGCGAATTGGTATGCCGATTCGATTAAATGCCCCACGATCTGGGGAAAGGCGAAGGAACATGGCTTGATAACGTGTTCTTTATTCTGGCCTGTATCCACTCATGGGAAGGATATAGATTACAATGTCCCGGAGTATTGGTCGATTGATAAGAATGTCACTTTATGGGAATTATTAAAGAAATCTTCCACCCCGGCAGGGATATTGGATGAGATAGAGAAAGAAACAATAGGACGTTTTTCCGATAAAACCTGTCGCCCCGGTCAGCGCAATGGTGATGTACGTGCAGCGTTTATGGCAGTATATTTATTGGATAAATATAAACCGAATCTGACGACCATACATTTATGGAGTACTGATCATTCCCAGCATGAAACAGGAACAGAATCCGTGGAGACGAAAAAATCTCTAGCAGCGGTAGATTATGCGATTGGGGAAATCATCGATGGATTGAAACACGCGGGGATGCTGGATAGTACCGTATTGGTGATTACCGGGGAT
Proteins encoded in this region:
- a CDS encoding alkaline phosphatase family protein, coding for MKRVILLLALIGVLCHSVAQAQLKNSQVKYVVLITIDGLRLEMITEKEMPSPVLKELVGTGTLVERVISVAPAMTYPNHTTLVTGARPIHHGIYYNSPFEGNRKTGVANWYADSIKCPTIWGKAKEHGLITCSLFWPVSTHGKDIDYNVPEYWSIDKNVTLWELLKKSSTPAGILDEIEKETIGRFSDKTCRPGQRNGDVRAAFMAVYLLDKYKPNLTTIHLWSTDHSQHETGTESVETKKSLAAVDYAIGEIIDGLKHAGMLDSTVLVITGDHGFTNVNRSIAPNVWLTEAGLLSSDPGNWKAKFYGAGSTAFLYLKDKNDRKTLDKVRAKLNSLPEEKKGLFRVVERKELEELGCSRDVVIALEPIVGVGVTSIATGEDIIIKKAGKHGYLLPRETTSTIFWGKGIAAGKVLKEMNITDIAPVIMEVLGIDFTAPDGVLHPEILECFEGEIPF